Proteins found in one Candidatus Delongbacteria bacterium genomic segment:
- a CDS encoding elongation factor Tu yields the protein IAPIAMEKDLRFAIREGGRTIGAGVVTEIQK from the coding sequence GATCGCGCCCATCGCCATGGAGAAGGACCTGCGCTTCGCCATCCGCGAAGGCGGGCGGACCATCGGCGCCGGCGTGGTGACGGAAATTCAGAAGTAA
- the rpsJ gene encoding 30S ribosomal protein S10, with protein sequence MANPNIRIRLKAYDHNLIDMSAEKIIKTARDSGAIVAGPIPLPTDRSVVTVNRSPHVDKKSREQFETRIHKRLIDILNATNKTIDALMKLELPAGVDIEIKS encoded by the coding sequence GTGGCCAATCCGAACATTCGAATCCGTCTCAAGGCATACGATCATAACCTGATCGACATGTCGGCCGAGAAGATCATCAAGACCGCGCGGGATTCCGGTGCCATCGTGGCCGGTCCCATTCCGCTGCCCACCGATCGCTCGGTGGTGACGGTGAACCGGTCGCCCCATGTGGACAAGAAGTCCCGCGAGCAGTTTGAAACCCGCATCCACAAGCGGCTGATCGACATCCTCAACGCGACGAACAAGACGATCGACGCGCTGATGAAGCTCGAACTGCCCGCCGGCGTGGACATCGAGATCAAGTCCTGA